A DNA window from Hordeum vulgare subsp. vulgare chromosome 1H, MorexV3_pseudomolecules_assembly, whole genome shotgun sequence contains the following coding sequences:
- the LOC123406119 gene encoding uncharacterized protein LOC123406119 yields MSSWPERNANAINCRYTLIKKETARFCGCLQQILNMKESGRTIEEKTNGAHIMFKEMDLKKKKPFTLMHCYVELSKYPKWQTKELETSRKKQKKTVGASPGTSTNDLADASSVRTDATSIHRDALEHEQRPDGVKKDKLRKGKAANSACKLSLETVWAAKQEKDDINEAAKNAPYAQQFELRKEEIALKKKEDARNEREDARRKFELDERVMLIDTSGMTDMQKQFYQAKQNEILARRLE; encoded by the exons ATGTCATCATGGCCGGAGCGTAATGCTAATGCAATCAATTGCCGTTACACATTGATTAAAAAAGAGACCGCTAGATTTTGTGGTTGCCTTCAGCAGATTTTAAATATGAAAGAAAGCGGAAGGACTATAGAAGAAAAG ACAAACGGTGCACACATTATGTTCAAGGAAATGGATCTTAAAAAGAAGAAGCCTTTCACATTGATGCATTGCTATGTCGAGCTTTCGAAGTATCCAAAGTGGCAGACAAAAGAACTTGAAACTTCTCGTAAGAAACAAAAGAAGACCGTTGGTGCAAGTCCGGGCACATCCACCAATGATCTAGCTGATGCATCCTCGGTACGCACTGATGCTACCTCGATACACAGGGATGCTCTTGAACATGAGCAAAGACCTGATGGTGTGAAGAAGGACAAATTGCGGAAAGGTAAAGCGGCTAACAGTGCTTGCAAGTTGTCATTAGAAACTGTGTGGGCAGCAAAGCAAGAGAAGGATGACATCAATGAGGCGGCAAAAAATGCTCCCTATGCACAACAATTTGAATTGCGAAAAGAGGAGATTGCACTGAAAAAGAAGGAGGATGCACGAAACGAGAGGGAGGATGCACGAAGAAAGTTTGAATTAGATGAAAGGGTCATGCTCATAGACACTAGTGGTATGACTGATATGCAAAAGCAGTTCTACCAAGCTAAGCAGAATGAGATCCTTGCTCGTCGCCTAGAATAA